GCACCGAGAATAATGGCCTTCAGGCCAGAGGCGCAGACCTTGTTGACGGTCGTGCAAACGGTGGACTCCTGGAGACCGGCGTGAATGGCACACTGGCGAGCGGGGTTCTGGCCAACACTGATCGTGGAGCTAttagctttttttttcttgacaTGGAAACCCCAAATTATGCCACTCGAATCATGACTCACCCAGCAGACAGAACATTGCCGAAGAAGACCTCCTCGACATCGGAAGCATTGATACCCTCGGCCCGCTCAACAGCCGCTGTTTTTCACCCGCCATCAGTCTCAATTGAGCACTCGGATTGAAAGATCGTGCAGAATAAACATTTGGAGACATACCTTTGATCGCGTGAGCACCAAGCTGAGGAGCAGCGAGGCCGGACAGAGAGCTATACAGTCACGTTAGTCTTGACCGCCAGAATGAGACTCCATGGAGGGGCAGCTTACCCAAGGAACGAACCCACGGGAGTGCGGGCCGTCGAGACAATGTAAacaggagggagagaagacaTTTTGAGGGAAATGAAATTCGAAGAAAGAGGGTACAGGGTAATGATGCAAAGAGGTTGTTGAATAAcaagaggggaagaagccAAGTCCAAGGGGCTATGGGCTTGACATATAAATAAAGGCAAAGTGGGGAGTGAGGAGCTGTACGGTGTAGGCACGAGTACTTCGAGTACCATTCACCATTTTGTGTCTGGCGGGTACTTTGAGCCGCTACGGGGGTGCTTCGTGGATGGTAAGTACCGCGTGCAACTGCGCACGACGGGTGTCAGCCCGCAGCCCGTAACTCACCAGTCGATGAGCAGCTCTCCCGATTTCAATATTTTTTTGATACCGACCGCCTGCATTCTGCCGGTCCCATCCAGGCTGGACCCACCGAAAGTTGCAAGCCTTCCCATTCTCCGCCGTCACACGCCAGTTGCTTGGGGACTCTGCGGTTGATactttgttttctttccacAAATCAACACGACCTGGCCCATCATGGATGACCTCTACGATGAGTGAGCTTGAGAATCCAAGAACCACGCTCATGGTGCAACTGTGTGCTAACAACGGCTCTCTCCCAGGTTCGGCAATTACATCGGCGAAGCCGAGTCCGATGAGGAGCAGCAGGACCAGGTTCCCCAGGCCTTCAAATTTGACGAggcctttgatgatgatgaagaggaggaggaggaagtaAATGATCAGCAATTGATGGAGGTAGACGGTAAGACCAATGCGCAATCTGTGGCAACAAGATGAAATGGAACTCGGTTTCTTGAGTGCAAAGATGCTAACCTGCGCCTCGCGCACAGAGGGTCCCTCGAATGCGGTCATTTTACACGAAGACAAGCAATACTACCCCAGCGCACAACAAGTATACGGCGCCGATGTCGAGACTATGGTTCAAGAGGAAGATGCGCAGCCGCTGTCCGAGCCGATCATCGCGCCTgttcaaaagaagaaatttgcGATTGCAGAAACGGAGCTTCCCCCAGTCTATTTTTCCCGAGAGTTCATGTCAGATTTGCTCAATTTCCCGGACCAAATACGAAATGTTGCCCTGGTGGGTCATTTGCACCACGGCAAGACAGCCTTCATGGACATGCTGGTGCGACAAACACATGACCTTTCTGCAAGATTAGAGAAACGCCAGGGCAAGCGCAAGGAGGAGCAGCTCCGGTATACGGACGTTCATTTCCTGGAACGGGAGAGAGGCGTGTCCATCAAAGCAGCGCCAATGAGCTTGGTGCTCCAAGGAACCAAGGGCAAATCCCACCTGGTCAATATCATCGATACCCCCGGCCATGTGAACTTTGTGGATGAGGTAGCTGCGTCGATCCGCCTAGTGGATGGTGTCATTCTCGTGGTGGACGTGGTGGAGGGTGTGCAGGCGAACACTGAGCAAATTGTTCGACACGCGGttctggaagatctccctttgactttggtggtGAACAAGATGGACCGTCTTATTCTGGAACTGAAGCTTCCCCCCAACGACGCCTACTTCAAGCTGAAACATGTCATTGAAGAAGTCAACACTCTCATTGAGAGTATTGTGCCTGGCCAAGGCGAACGACGACGACTGAGCCCCGAGAAGGGTAACGTCGCATTTGCATCTAGTTCTATGAACTGGTGCTTTACATTGGAATCCTTTGCGCGCATGTATGCGGACACCTACCCGAAATTAGATTCCGCTGAATTTGCTGCTCGCCTCTGGGGTGATATCTTCTACAATCCTCGGAGTCGGAAGTTCACTCGCAAGGGTGTGGAGGAGAACTCAAAACGAGCCTTTGTGAAATTCATCCTAGAGCCTATCTACAAGCTCTATTCGCACACCATCAGTGAGAGCCCGGAGGATCTGAAGCGCACGCTGGCGAGCGTAGGCGTCTTCCTGAAGCCATCGCAACTGAAGACCGATGCCGCTGAACTGCTAAGACTGGTGTGTGATCAATTTTTCGGACCCCCTACTGGATTCGTGGATATGCTCGTGCAACATATTCCCTCTCCCGTGGAAGGCTCTCGGCGAATGTTGGAACGATATTACACCGGTCCCACAGACACCAAGGTTGCGGCATCCATGTCCGCGTGCGATCAGGATGGACCTTTGGTCGTGCACGTGACAAAGCTCTTCAATACTGTCGATGCTAGCGGCTTCAATTCTTTCGGTCGTATCATGAGCGGTACCGCTCGACCTGGGCAGCAAGTCCGAGTCTTGGGAGAAGGCTACACTcccgaagacgaggaggacatgGTGATTGCCACCATCTCCGAGACCTGGATCGCCGAGACGTGCTACAACATCTCCACAGACGGCGTGCCTGCAGGTAACTGGGTTCTCCTGGGCGGTGTCGACAACTCCATCGTGAAGACGGCAACGCTTGTCCCCTTGAAactcgaggatgatgaagaaccATACATTTTCCGTCCTATTCGTCATATGACCGAATCCGTCTTCAAGGTCGCTGTGGAGCCTGTGAACCCCTCCGAACTTCCCAAGATGCTGGATGGGTTAAGAAAAGTTAACAAGAGTTATCCTCTGATCGCCACAAAGGTGGAAGAGTCCGGAGAGCACATCGTATTGGGAACGGGTGAACTCTACATGGACTGCGTGCTCCATGACCTTCGACGACTGTAttcggagatggagatcaAGGTGTCCGACCCGGTGACGCGTTTCTGTGAGACGGTGGTCGAGACGTCGGCTATCATGTGTTACTCTATCACACccaacaagaaaaacaagattACCATGATCGCCGAGCCACTCGACGAGGGTATTGCTGAGGATATCGAGAGCGGGAAAGTCAGTATCAAGGATCCGATTCGCAAGGTAGCGCGTTACTTTGAGGACAATTACGATTGGGACAAGCTTGCGGCCCGCAGCATATGGGCGTTTGGtccggaggagatggggcCCAACATCCTACAAGATGACACATTGCCTTCGCAGGTGGATAAGAAGCTCCTTGGGACTGTGCGGGACTCGATCACCCAGGGTTTCAGCTGGGGTACGAGAGAAGGTCCCCTATGTGAAGAACGTGAGTTTGGTCCCCCTTTAAACCCTCTggcttgcttttttttccttttttttttcgtctttGCGCGAAGCTGTGGACTGACTTTTTCTAGCTATCCGAAACACCAAATTCAGACTCACGGATGTGTCACT
This genomic window from Penicillium oxalicum strain HP7-1 chromosome III, whole genome shotgun sequence contains:
- a CDS encoding U5 small nuclear ribonucleoprotein component, with the translated sequence MDDLYDEFGNYIGEAESDEEQQDQVPQAFKFDEAFDDDEEEEEEVNDQQLMEVDEGPSNAVILHEDKQYYPSAQQVYGADVETMVQEEDAQPLSEPIIAPVQKKKFAIAETELPPVYFSREFMSDLLNFPDQIRNVALVGHLHHGKTAFMDMLVRQTHDLSARLEKRQGKRKEEQLRYTDVHFLERERGVSIKAAPMSLVLQGTKGKSHLVNIIDTPGHVNFVDEVAASIRLVDGVILVVDVVEGVQANTEQIVRHAVLEDLPLTLVVNKMDRLILELKLPPNDAYFKLKHVIEEVNTLIESIVPGQGERRRLSPEKGNVAFASSSMNWCFTLESFARMYADTYPKLDSAEFAARLWGDIFYNPRSRKFTRKGVEENSKRAFVKFILEPIYKLYSHTISESPEDLKRTLASVGVFLKPSQLKTDAAELLRLVCDQFFGPPTGFVDMLVQHIPSPVEGSRRMLERYYTGPTDTKVAASMSACDQDGPLVVHVTKLFNTVDASGFNSFGRIMSGTARPGQQVRVLGEGYTPEDEEDMVIATISETWIAETCYNISTDGVPAGNWVLLGGVDNSIVKTATLVPLKLEDDEEPYIFRPIRHMTESVFKVAVEPVNPSELPKMLDGLRKVNKSYPLIATKVEESGEHIVLGTGELYMDCVLHDLRRLYSEMEIKVSDPVTRFCETVVETSAIMCYSITPNKKNKITMIAEPLDEGIAEDIESGKVSIKDPIRKVARYFEDNYDWDKLAARSIWAFGPEEMGPNILQDDTLPSQVDKKLLGTVRDSITQGFSWGTREGPLCEEPIRNTKFRLTDVSLADQAIYRGGGQIIPTARRAVYSSFLMASPRLMEPIYSCTMTGPADAVASVYTVLSRRRGHVLSDGPIAGTPLYSVRGLIPVIDSFGFETDLRIHTQGQAMVSLVFDKWSVVPGDPLDRDVKLKPLEVASAMATARDFVLKTRRRKGLAEDVTVSKFLEPELWKGLQESGVLDS